ACATTCTGGCAATTACCGAGACTTGGCTTCACGGCGATAATTTCGATTCTTATTTCTGTCGTGATATTTGTCCCGAAGGATTTTCATTCAGTCATGTCCCCAGGTCATCCTCTGAAGGTGGCGGAGTTGGTTTGCTGGTCAGGAGACAATTCAAAGTTACGAAAATACCGTTTGCTGATTTCAGGAGCTTTGAGGCTATTCAAGTTCTTTTGAAGTCCACTGGCAATCTTAACTTGAGGCTCGTCAACATCTATCGCCCTCCTCCATCTCCAGCAAACGGCCTCAGCATTCCTTTGTTCCTTGAGGAATTTAGAACTTTCTTGGAACAGTGTATTTTGACTCCCGAGCCTCTTATGCTTGTTGgagattttaattttcatattGACAGACAAACTGATTGTGATGCCAAGCGTTTCGTTTCTATCCTGGATTCTTTCGACCTTGTACAACACGTGGCTGGTCCCACACATCGTGACGGACACACCCTTGACTTGGTTATCACCAGGGCGAGTGAGAAAGAGCTAGTCTCTAACTGTTGTTTTGGACAGAGAATTTCAGACCATTTTGCTGTTCACTGCAACCTCGCTCTTGTGAAGCCTTCTCTGGAAAGGAAAATCATCTCCTATCGAAAGACTCGGTCGATTGATTTTGATAAGTTCCGCCAGGATCTAGCTAACTCCAGTCTTCTATCTGACTCGTCTGATCATGCTGACTTGGATGCACTGGTTGGTGCTTTTAATGACACTCTGTCACATCTTGTTGATTCTCATGCTCCACTGAAGACCAGGACCATCACCATTCGTTCTCACTCCCCAAGGTACTCGGATGAGATTGCCACAGAAAAGCGCAAAAGAAGATCTTTAGAGCGTCGCTGGCGATCATCACGCCTTTCTAGTGACTATGAGAATTATGTGACTCAGTGTAATGTTGTAAATAACATGCTTAGGGCTGCTAAAGTCTCTTACTATGGCAGCATTATTGAGGGTTCTAAGCATGACCAGCGAGTCCTGTTTCAGACTGTTGAGAAGCTTCTCCATACGAAGCCCAAGCCTCATTATCCTACATCTTGTTCAGACGCTGACTTGGCTAATAAGTTTGCTGATTTCTTTACTGAGAAGATTGTGCGCATACAGAATTCATTGTACAGTCCTACAAGCACACCTGGACAGCTTCTTGACGTCTCGCCTCCACCAGACTGTGTTCTGTCGTGCTTTGAGACTGTCACCGAAGATCATGTTGCTAGTCTGATTACGAGCTCTGCTATTAAGTGCTGTCCACTGGACCCTGCTCCTGCCGTCATCTTTAAGGAGTGCGTCTCTGTAATTCTACCCGTGATCACCAAGATAGTTAACCTTTCTATCAACTCTTGTGTAGTACCTGACTGTTTTAAGGTAGCTATGTGAACCCATTGCTTGAGAAAATAGGATTGgatttccagatttttgcgaATTGTAGACGAATCtcaaatttattgtttttgtgaAACCTCTCTGAGAGAGTTGTTGCTGTGCAGCTGATTAATTATGTCATGACAAACGATCTCGGTGAATTGTTTCAGTCGGCCTATAAGCAGCTGCACAGTACTGAGACGGCTCTACTCAGGGTGCATAATGACATTTTGTTAGCACTGGACAATCACCAGTCAGTCATTTTGCTACTTTTAGATTTATCGGCagcttttgatactgtcgacCACAAGATTTTATTGAATAGGCTTTCTACTCGTTTTGGTATCCTAGGGGCTGCACTCTCTTGGTTTTCATCGTATCTCAGCAATAGATATCAGTTTGTTAACATCAGAGGTCAATGGTCTTCTAATCGCCCCCTCGAATGTGGAGTGCCCCAGGGTTCAGTACTCGGCCCTATACTTTACTTGCTTTACACTGCACCGCTTGGTGATATCGTCAGGAAGTACAACATGGGTTTCCatttctatgctgatgatacccaGTTGTACTTGTCTTTCGATTCCAAGAGTGGTGCAGCTGAGGCATCAGCAGTTGCTCAGATTGAAGCTTGCGCTGGCGAAATTGACAACTGGATGTCAGCAAACAGGCTCAAGTTGAATAGTGACAAATCTGAGCTTCTGATTATTAATTCTAAATATAGACCTAGACCTCTTGTCAATTCTATTTCATTCGGTGGATCCGTAGTACAGGCATCCCCATCTGCTCGTAATTTGGGTGTGGTTTTCGATAATGAGTCATCTCTTGATAAACACATAAGTGCAATTTGCAAATCAGCGTTTTTTCACCTCAGGAGGATCGCTAAAATAAGAAGCTATCTCACTGAAGAAGCTACAATTGCACTTGTCCACGCCTTTATTACCTGCAGGCTTGATAATGGGAATGCTCTTTTGTTCGGTTTACCGAAATATCAAATCCAGCGTCTACAGTCCATTCTAAACTGTGCTGCTCGTCTTGTTAAGCGCCACTCTAAATTCGATCGTGCCTTGCCGTTACTTTTTGAGCTTCACTGGCTTCCGGTCGAGCAGCGCAttactttcaaaattttgttatttgtttttaagTCTCTTAATGGCTTGGCTCCTTTTTATTTAAGTGATTTGATTCCCACCTACGTTCCTAGTCGTAGTCTCAGGTCTGCCTCTCTGTCTCTTCTTCATGTACCTAGGTCTAATCAGAAGACCTATGGCGACAGAGCTTTCGCAGTCGCTGCCCCGCGACTGTGGAATGCTCTGCCCATTCAGATGAGGCAGCCTGGGACTTCACTAGACACATTTAAAAGGAGCCTCAAGACCCttctttttagacaagctttttatcgttttttgtaactttttatttatttttaaaattgtaaagcgccataGAGCTTTTAGGATATGGCGCTCTAAAAAtctatattattatattattattattattaaatagtcatattttcaactgaataagtgtttgaaagaaaatttgccctgagcgggatttgaacccacggcCCCCCgctactagtcgggtgtgatacccactacaccaccaggacaaccatgctggcaacacagccatcgaagagttgatttacgtggttaaggcgtgggtcTCCCGGGAAATTTCCTTTCAAGGTGACAAAGTAGGAGAGCCTATAACTCCTGCGACCTCCGGTCGCATGCTCTACTCATTGAACTACCAGAATTCATGTAGAGCAAAGGtggtttatcttttttttttagttcccaCGGGCGCATACCTTAACCATTCCATTCCCAAGATCAacacgttcattctcctaactagtacaaTAGATTTCCTTGTTGAgcagtcatgagaatttggtgttatatcaacaTCACACCCTTtaagataataattattttcattctgaatacctgtctgactaacATTCCATTGAAATTTTGAGGAGAATTAATGCAGGGTTATAAGGTGGTTTATCTGGGTCCTGAAAGGACAGTCTGGTTTTTAAGATGTTCTTTCGCAAGtggccaagcaactagttttccAACCTTCCCACAGACGCATTAcaccttaaccctttcattcccaagatcaaaacgttcattctcctaattAGTAcaatagatttctttgttgaatagtcatgagaatttggtgttatatcaaactcacacctcttaagctgataattaacTTCATTTTCAATACTTGCCTGACTggaattgtgaggagaatttacatgctgatcattCCTGGTAGTCAAACGGTTAAGAGTTTTctgtcattttgtttgtttgtttttttaagaaattccAAAAGAATCCGTCTGTGGCGGACTTCGATTGACAAAAGCttcttcatttttcctttttgattaATCTTAGAGCTATATAAGCAAATGTCATCAGGACAACAGTCATGGCGGCCAGTGCCAGTTCATTGTACCACAAGTGATCGACAATAATTCCTTGTGAGGACAAGTATTGATTGCCATTAATCAAGCTGCAAGACagcaaaacaatgaaacaaatcAATCCTGAAgtaaaatgataatgataaatatactgctactactactactgctactgctactgctactgctgctattgctactgctactgctactactattACTAACAAGAAAGTAttaaaatattatattaaattatattaataataCATATTCTTAATGTAATAATAAGAAGGAAAAACATGGGTTCCCTGTCAAAAACACAGACaacctaacaaaaacaaaatatagcCTCGACCCaaggccacattagtgggaaaCGAGAGGTTATCGCTTAGCGCCAACACTACTCCACTCTGATTTATAAATAAACATATGAATACATAAAAACGTAAATATCATGACGAATATTTATTAGACCATTTTCCTTACGGGATTTTTCAGGTCCAAAAAGAGAAATTGTCAAATTGTGCagatcaacaggaaaaaaactaCCTATCATAATTCgcaggagggggagggggggttagTAGAACGCTGTTATACTCACTGTTCTCTGATGGAGTGGTTTAGAAAACTATGAACACAAATGAACATACAAAGGGGAGCTGTGTCGTATATCGATTCGATGAGATAACGGATTGAAAAGAGCTACATGGCTCCAGCTCCAGTTGCCGGTTTTGTCTTTTGGAGGGCAAATGTGAGCGACAAAGCCTCGAGGGGAATGGGGCACGGGGAGAACATTCCCCTCGCGGCTTCGAAGCGCTTCTTCTCCGAGAAAGACATTGCTGCTTACTACAGAGGCTATGGCCTCCTGGAAAAGGGAAAGCTGTGCGCCATGATGTATGTAGAGCTGGTGCAATACTAGACCTTCACATTTCACGGCCGGTGCCTTAACCACTCAACTTCGCTAACTATATCGACACCAAATCGCGAATAAAGAAGACATACCAAAGAGTAGAGTTTGCTGGACAATCGAAGTGCATGTTGTGAAGCTCACTGATCTCTAGTATCTAAAAGACAATGGATGAAATAATTACGTACCCAAATATGAGAATAGGGAGTTTAAcaaacgacgacggcaacggcaacgacaacgccaaaaagcagtaatattattggttaaaacagGAAAAGGGCGGCGCGCATTTTGTAcctttctctcccgtactcgtcaaaacaacaactacaaattaccaattttaaggttttgacgacaacgtcgACAAACAACAATGAATCTTTTCTTCTGTCTGCTTCTTTCAAATCCCTACTTACCATGcattaatgcaccttttcattgttttgaacaggttattatttttaataacgcaTCTAAGTGCTCAGTGGAATGGAACAACAGGTCATTATTGAGGTCACTGAGGTGGAGTAGTAGGTCATTATTCCGTAAATAATAAGCTCATGTTCCAGTTGAGTGAAGCACTGaccttttgttgaattaaagCTAACAATGATTTAGAGTAATTccataatgcatttcttcatcaattgttttacaaatcaacctttattttaattcgtcaaattcctttacaaacattttccttctaacaatttttagttgttgtttattgtaatattacaatttccgcCACAAACAGTTACAACTAATGTTCCTGAACTACTTGAGATCTCCAAAGCGGAAGTTAGCGCTGAATTAGAGTTTTCCTTTACtgtgctttctttctctttttggccttgtacaattttcgaaactttcaaaagttgctcttcagtttctcttttgtaGCCCTGTAGAGCATCAGATCGATGACCAGTTACTCACTTAATCAGTTTGCCGTCTACATCATTTGGAACAATCTACTAACAGCGGTTGCTCGTAGCGAATGATTAGTATAGTAACCCTCCACACCAGCTTCACTCATCATTATTTTCACCATACTATTTAGCTTGTTATGATCTAACGACACAGTAGAATACCAAACACTTTTACCTTTAAATTTTTGCAAGGGCTTTAGGTAAAAAGCATTTAGTAAAGAATCTTTCGGACATCTCTTTATGTAGGTGTCAACAATTTCAACAACACATCATTCCGGGCACTCGGCGTTAGCATACGCCCTGCTGCTTCGAGGAGTTAATTTTCTGTGTTTGTTTTTGAAACGCCCTCACTGTAAAGCAAATACTCCCTATCAGCGTGCTTGTAAAATCCTTGCGGGATTAGAATAGTCTTAAGGGAACTagcgagaaaatattttacagcagttcgttagcttgtttgtttgaaaacaatgaaaaggtgcattaaaatGCCCCTCGGCCTTCTTAAGGGCTCGGGCATTATCCTTTACATAAGGTTATAGcctacttcgcccatattgtacaacataaacaaagaTGGGAACGTCATGAAacacttagaatagctcaaactaatAGTTTGAAACTTTTAAAGTgtccctgtgatcaaaaaaaccacttccttttttccttcagattttgaaagtgtgtttgcttaacacctgactggcaaaattttgagctttgacttttatccaatGGCCGCTTACTTTGAgtttaagttttggatttcacggtccgccattactcacgttcaaaactgacagattggacctcagagggttggatcctgggaaacgtgacgtcagaggctcactagcttaaaatttcagcatgtgaacacagcttattatatatgcaaagcgtgagtttaaaagtctgaaagcccaaaacccccgtgctgcatattaattttgcagcgtacacacgtattgcattcttaaactagtgagcctttgacgtcattttctcctcgatccagctctctcaagaacataatgttagtaatggcggaccattaaataggaaaattccagttaaaataaagaggtgtctttgaaatcaaggcttaaaacgtgggtcacttagtgttttaacatagttttgaaatccaaagaaaaatatgaattgattgtTTGGTcagaggggcactttaagcgcCACTGTCCTTCTTagcgtttttcaaaaactagACAACAACTAATAATAACTAAACACTCATtataatgatgaaatggtatatgaagtgaatcatatatgaactgcggatatgaaatcaagtgaacctgtgatcttcgcagttatagagaagcctgaaaaaatcaagacttcaacggggtttgaacccgtgacctcgcgattccggtgcgacgctctaaccaactgagctatgagccactgacgttgggagctggtttTAATGGTCCCctaaggaatgaatcaatgatgaaatggtatatgaagtgaatcatatatgaactgcggatatgaaatcaagtgaagctatgatcttcgcagttatgaacgcaatttttacaattgcgtagaggagcctgaaaaattcaggacttcaacggggtttgaacccgtgacctcgcgagtCCGGCGCGGCGCTCtatccaactgagctatgaagccaatgacgttgagagctggtcatttgtgggttttaatggTCTCGTGAGGagtgaatcaatgatgaaatggtatatgaagtgAATCAATCTAAcccatatgagccatgtgagcgttagccctactgatggaactgggcccacacaaggacagagaaaaaactctaaccagggtggggagtgaacccatgaccttcggggtagatcagcgcggctctaccgactgagctacaagggcATAGGGGGGGAGGCCGTGGGAACTGGAGATggtaaagtcacggcaatggacAGGTACAAGGACAAGGAAGGgctacgtttatacaaacgctggtcgtgtagcacttatattttaaacagtattaactgaagagagtgtagtgtaacgtgaagtgctagatttctatcccatacgaaccatgtgagcgttagccctactgtagggctaacgctcacatggttcatatgggatagaaatctagcacttcacgctacactacactctcttcagttaattctgtttaaaatataagtgctacacggccaacgtttgtataaacgtaacctttccttgtacttatgCATTCGTCAgcgaccaatcagaagcgtgATATTCTGTTGAGAATACTAAAGTTACCTCCATTGCATAGCGGAATATGCAGTATCCATGCCAGCCAACTTAGAACAGAGTTTAGAATTATTAAGACACCACCAAATACCTGTTAGAGAACAGGAAATAAAAGAACTATCTTACGAAACTGATTTTAGtgcgagaaaaaaaaagtacgAATAGCAAAAGCCAGCCTGCATAGATGGGTTTGTCCGGGGCGCCAGGCAAAATTCTAACGACGAAAGGCAAAGCCGAGAGAAGAAGTGGAGAGAATGTGTTTTCATTACAAGTCTCCGATTTATTAGTTTTAGTGAGGCTGATTGTCGAATGCGTATATATCAAAAAAGTATTCCTTTTTATACAAAAACATATTTCTGAACTTGTGTGGATGAAAATAAATTGCTTCGTTTATTGCTGATATAAAAAACGAGAATCGTAAAGAAGCAATAGTGTGGATGGGGCTTTCCAATGAAAACAGTTCGTTGTGaataaccatagttaatagaggggctGGTTTTGAaactcggcaaacatcaaagaagcaaaaaaagaagCCAAGATTTAGGtgggaaagtccacgaccgtgcacaatcttttgttttgcgctcatacactatgtatgaattacgtaaccaacacgtttctattggttagttcct
The genomic region above belongs to Montipora capricornis isolate CH-2021 chromosome 5, ASM3666992v2, whole genome shotgun sequence and contains:
- the LOC138048542 gene encoding uncharacterized protein — its product is MAATNFQSLIRVALFSFLCAFDINRRIQIAPRLPNDVRGNALGFCNGTLSHGVAVLFRPRATKLNLTTSAGFNKTKSALNKPSKRGFTSLAIPGHDPPIDLTIFVDIAVNPGPSPTLVSSFNSTASSAWPSNLHTGSSRFNNLTLPRISYNRRFLMGLRPCSVKPSLSTLKSLKSFGILKFRGKRAGRRKIRTLTYDRSTSVIPASLRSNVNRCYLITIPLQPQLNACAQKRPHALSNFALINSRSIRNRTLLLNDYVSEHNIDILAITETWLHGDNFDSYFCRDICPEGFSFSHVPRSSSEGGGVGLLVRRQFKVTKIPFADFRSFEAIQVLLKSTGNLNLRLVNIYRPPPSPANGLSIPLFLEEFRTFLEQCILTPEPLMLVGDFNFHIDRQTDCDAKRFVSILDSFDLVQHVAGPTHRDGHTLDLVITRASEKELVSNCCFGQRISDHFAVHCNLALVKPSLERKIISYRKTRSIDFDKFRQDLANSSLLSDSSDHADLDALVGAFNDTLSHLVDSHAPLKTRTITIRSHSPRYSDEIATEKRKRRSLERRWRSSRLSSDYENYVTQCNVVNNMLRAAKVSYYGSIIEGSKHDQRVLFQTVEKLLHTKPKPHYPTSCSDADLANKFADFFTEKIVRIQNSLYSPTSTPGQLLDVSPPPDCVLSCFETVTEDHVASLITSSAIKCCPLDPAPAVIFKECVSVILPVITKIVNLSINSCVVPDCFKVAM